Part of the Pirellulales bacterium genome is shown below.
ATCGCAAGCGCGCGCGGGCCAGATCGTTGGCTCACGGTTCCATCTGCGCCGATGCCTGAACGTGTGCGACGGCTTTCGCACTTATCTGGCCACCGATGTCAGCAACGGCGGTGAGGTGGTCGTTAAGGCCATTGCTACCGAGCGAATGCATGCAGCCGCCCTTATGCGGCTGGAGTTCGAAGCGTCGCGCCTGGCGCGCCTGTCCAGCCCCTGGCTGCCCCAGGTGCTGCACGTTGGCCGCCAGGGAAAAGACCTGCTAGTGGTCTACTCCTACGTGCCGGGGATCGCCCTGAAAAACTGCTTGCGCGATCAGCCACTATCCATTGGCGAGTCGCTGGTCGTCGCTCGAGGCATATTCTCGGCGCTGCGCGACATGCACGCTCAACAATTACTGCATCGGGCGGTGCGACCCAGCAATGTGATCGTCAATTCCGCGGGGCCGATCACGACCGCGACGTTAGTCGAGTTCGAGCCCTCGCCGGCTTTGTACCTCGAGGATGCTCATTTCCGGCAGCAGGCTTTGCAGGCCGCCCTGTACCTGTCACCCGAGCAGGCGGGGTCGATCGATCACGATGTCACCGACGCATCGGACCTGTATGCCGCCGGCGTGACACTGTACCACTGCCTGGCCGGCCACCCTCCTTTCTCGGGTAATACTCTGGGCGCGATCCTCTTCGAGCACATGACGGCCTGCGTGCCTGACTTGCGCGCGCTGGGTATCCCGGTCCCGCGTGCTCTG
Proteins encoded:
- a CDS encoding serine/threonine-protein kinase, whose amino-acid sequence is MSSASELDLEQESQARAGQIVGSRFHLRRCLNVCDGFRTYLATDVSNGGEVVVKAIATERMHAAALMRLEFEASRLARLSSPWLPQVLHVGRQGKDLLVVYSYVPGIALKNCLRDQPLSIGESLVVARGIFSALRDMHAQQLLHRAVRPSNVIVNSAGPITTATLVEFEPSPALYLEDAHFRQQALQAALYLSPEQAGSIDHDVTDASDLYAAGVTLYHCLAGHPPFSGNTLGAILFEHMTACVPDLRALGIPVPRALDELVGRLLRKDPRDRYQSAEGVLADLEAIATALAHHESEPAIVIGAQDKRQTLTEPAFVARARELADIDDQLARARRGQPRLVMLEGESGGGKTRLLSETTHRAASQGFWPLWGQGTNEVARQPFSLLSGIVDGFLAAASADPALVPAVRARLGDFAASVGAALPGLAAVLGADSGFTSAPEAAGELRTQRALASFINALGTPERPVLLVL